The following are encoded in a window of Solidesulfovibrio magneticus RS-1 genomic DNA:
- a CDS encoding helix-hairpin-helix domain-containing protein, with protein sequence MPRIWLIKGIGPVMAKRIVKLFGEATLDVIEADIQKLIDVSGVGSKRVGMIGQAWEEQKGLKGPLKITSLVAKRDFKLRGYGFRKICF encoded by the coding sequence GTGCCTCGGATCTGGCTCATCAAGGGCATCGGCCCGGTCATGGCAAAAAGGATCGTCAAGCTGTTCGGGGAGGCTACTCTGGACGTCATTGAAGCAGACATCCAGAAGCTCATCGATGTGTCGGGCGTCGGCTCCAAACGGGTTGGGATGATCGGCCAGGCCTGGGAAGAGCAGAAAGGGCTGAAAGGACCATTGAAAATCACCTCGTTGGTGGCAAAGAGAGATTTCAAGCTACGCGGCTACGGATTCAGGAAAATATGTTTTTAA
- a CDS encoding diguanylate cyclase, whose translation MSAYESKLETTDATICFTVSIGLVEEDLGRFEDLLKVADEKLYAAKTGGRNRLVR comes from the coding sequence TTGAGCGCTTACGAATCAAAGCTGGAGACGACCGACGCAACGATATGCTTCACTGTCAGTATCGGCCTGGTCGAGGAGGATTTGGGGCGATTCGAGGATCTCCTCAAAGTCGCCGACGAGAAGCTCTACGCCGCTAAAACCGGCGGACGCAACAGACTCGTGCGTTGA